From a region of the Zingiber officinale cultivar Zhangliang chromosome 10B, Zo_v1.1, whole genome shotgun sequence genome:
- the LOC122030207 gene encoding remorin 1.4-like, translating to MREKHSTTTKAEASPEAKESPGSLVENSSSPKKHQGNAADSRDALLALIANEKVMSLIQAWEENEKTKVENKTEKKMSSILSWENSKKAALEAELRKIQEKLEEKKAECGEKMKNKIAMIHKEAEERRAMAEARRKVELLKVDDRASEYRSSGHLPKRRFGCCSS from the exons ATGAGGGAGAAACACAGCACGACAACGAAGGCCGAGGCATCGCCGGAGGCGAAGGAGTCGCCAGGCTCACTAGTGGAGA ATTCTTCTTCGCCGAAGAAACACCAGGGAAATGCTGCAGACAGCAGAG ATGCTCTTCTGGCACTGATCGCAAACGAGAAGGTGATGTCCTTAATCCAGGCTTGGGAAGAAAATGAAAAGACAAAAGTGGAAAATAA AACTGAAAAGAAGATGTCGTCCATTCTTTCTTGGGAGAACTCGAAGAAGGCAGCTCTTGAGGCAGAACTCAGAAAGATCCAG GAAAAACTGGAGGAGAAGAAAGCAGAATGTGgagagaaaatgaagaacaagatcgCAATGATCCACAAGGAAGCAGAGGAGAGGAGAGCGATGGCAGAAGCTCGGCGGAAGGTAGAGCTGCTTAAAGTCGATGATAGAGCTTCAGAGTATCGATCAAGTGGCCATCTTCCTAAGAGGCGTTTCGGATGTTGCAGCTCTTAA